Proteins from one Mauremys mutica isolate MM-2020 ecotype Southern chromosome 14, ASM2049712v1, whole genome shotgun sequence genomic window:
- the MAF gene encoding transcription factor Maf, which yields MASELAMSNSDLPTSPLAMEYVNDFDLMKFEVKKEPVETDRIISQCGRLIAGGSLSSTPMSTPCSSVPPSPSFSAPSPGSGTDQKTHLEDYYWMTGYPQQLNPEALGFSPEDAVEALINSSHHQLQSSFDGYARGQQLAAAAAGTGGSMPGEEMGSAAAVVSAVIAAAAAQNGAPHYHHHHHPAGHHHHQQPGSVQSSSSSSSSSSTGGGGGGGGLHHQHHSSSLHFDDRFSDEQLVTMSVRELNRQLRGVSKEEVIRLKQKRRTLKNRGYAQSCRFKRVQQRHVLESEKNQLLQQVEHLKQEISRLVRERDAYKEKYEKLVSNGFRENGSSSDNPSSPEFFMYPRESSTSVM from the coding sequence ATGGCATCAGAACTGGCAATGAGCAACTCCGACCTGCCCACCAGTCCCCTGGCCATGGAATATGTTAATGACTTCGATCTGATGAAGTTTGAAGTGAAAAAGGAGCCGGTGGAGACCGATCGCATTATCAGCCAGTGCGGCCGCTTGATCGCTGGGGGATCGCTCTCTTCCACCCCGATGAGCACGCCCTGCAgctcggtgcccccttccccgagcTTCTCGGCGCCCAGCCCGGGCTCTGGCACGGACCAGAAGACCCACCTGGAAGATTATTACTGGATGACCGGCTACCCGCAGCAGCTCAACCCAGAAGCGTTGGGATTCAGCCCCGAAGACGCGGTGGAAGCGCTGATCAACAGCAGCCACCACCAGCTCCAGAGCAGCTTCGATGGCTATGCTAGAGGGCAGCAGCTGGCCGCCGCGGCGGCCGGCACTGGGGGCTCCATGCCCGGGGAAGAGATGGGCTCTGCCGCCGCCGTGGTCTCCGCAGTGATCGCTGCAGCCGCGGCTCAGAACGGGGCACCCCactaccaccaccatcaccacccggctgggcaccaccaccaccagcagccggGCAGCGTGCagtccagcagcagtagcagcagcagcagcagcaccgggGGAGGAGGTGGCGGAGGGGGTCTGCACCACCAGCACCACAGCAGCAGCCTGCATTTCGACGACCGCTTCTCGGATGAGCAGCTGGTGACCATGTCGGTGAGGGAGCTGAACAGGCAGCTCCGAGGGGTGAGCAAGGAAGAGGTGATCCGGCTGAAACAGAAGAGGAGGACCCTCAAAAACAGAGGCTATGCCCAGTCCTGTCGCTTCAAGCGGGTCCAGCAAAGGCACGTCCTGGAGTCAGAGAAGAACCAGCTGCTGCAGCAAGTAGAGCACCTAAAGCAAGAGATCTCCAGGCTGGTCCGGGAGAGGGACGCCTACAAGGAAAAATATGAGAAGCTGGTCAGCAATGGCTTCAGAGAAAACGGATCCAGCAGCGACAACCCTTCCTCTCCAGAGTTTTTCAT